One part of the Perognathus longimembris pacificus isolate PPM17 chromosome 10, ASM2315922v1, whole genome shotgun sequence genome encodes these proteins:
- the Carmil2 gene encoding capping protein, Arp2/3 and myosin-I linker protein 2 isoform X3 — protein MAQNPDGISSELQGEITRFLWPKEAELLLRTWLPQQGAERSHVLALLRWRAYLLHTCLPLRVDCTFSYLEVQAMSLQETPPQVTFELESLPDLVLEFPGVAALEQLAQHVAAAIKKAFPHSTLGKLFRKPTPPSMLARLERSNSSESLAPSSPCGGFLKSYEALCDYNGFPFREEIQWDIDTIYHRQSCRHFCLGDFSHLGSRDLALSVAALSYNRWFRRLSCVDMKLSLEVSEQILHMMSQSSHLEELVLETCGLRGDFVRRLAQILTRHPNSGLRELSLAGNLLDDRGMAALSRHLERRPGALRKLNLAQTGLTARGMRALGQALATNAAFDATLTHLDISGNPGALGTSEDSGGLYSFLSHPNVLTFLNLAATDTALDALFAALSCGCCASLTHLDASRNVFSRMKSRAQPAAMKLFLSQARMLRHLSLAGCKLPPDALSTCELRSAGAQVIQDLVCDAGAVSSLDLADNGFGSDMVTLVLAIGRSRSLKHVALGRNFNVRCKETLDDVLHRIVQLMQDDDCPLQSLSVAESRLKLGASVLLQALGTNPNLTALDISGNAIGDVGAKMLAKALRVNTRLRSVIWDRNHTSALGLLDVAQALEQNRSLKSMPLPLTDVTQAQRSRPELTARAVNQIQACLLRNNRTDPVSSDCTSHLEPSGLVSDRLEQEVNELCQSLQEHVELLGCGAGPQGEAAVHQAEDAIQNANFSLSILPILYEAGSSPSHHWQLQQKLEGLLEQVGEFCCQDIQDFTQATLDTTKRLCSWLLQDPGWREQLEKILVVSSGLPELLPEQLLQDAFTRLRAMRLSITGTLAESVVAQALVGLSAARDELVESLAQQAPLTMPPTRPAGSGGEPSPFGPGEMEGLFVLEKEEEEERKEDSPSGKWPEAGHCLRLAPFPHSAAEEAERGPELAAPGEDAEPQAGPSARGSPSPAAPGPPAGPLPRMDLPPSGQPLRHPTRARPRPRRQHHHRPPPGGPQVPPALPQEGNGLSARVDEGVEEFFSKRLIQQDHLWAPEEDPATEGGATPVPRTLRKKLGTLFAFKKPRSTRGPRPDLETSPGAAARARKTTLGDLLRPPPRPGRGEESGGAEGGTSSPDPARRSRPRYTRESKAYSMILLPAEEEAASLGARPDRRRPLERGDTELAPSFEQRVQVMLQRIGVSRGSGGTEGKRKQSKDGEIKKAGSDGDIMDSSTETPPISIKSRTHSVSADSSCRPGPGSHGPESTTWKTLGQQLNAELRGRGWGQQDGPGPPSPCPSPSPRRGSPSPDILRLPEDPCLVSRNEDGQLRPRPLSAGRRAVSVHEDQLQAPAERPLRLQRSPVLKRRPKLEAPPSPSLGSGLGTEPLPPQPTEPSSPERSPPSPATDQRGGGPNP, from the exons ATGGCCCAGAACCCCGACGGCATATCCAGCGAGCTCCAAG GTGAGATCACCAGGTTCCTGTGGCCCAAGGAGGCCGAACTGCTCCTTAGAACCTGGCTACCTCAGCAGGGTGCTGAGCGGAGTCATGTCTTG GCCTTGCTGAGATGGAGGGCCTACCTGCTGCACACTTGCCTCCCGCTGAGG GTGGATTGCACATTCAGCTATCTGGAAGTCCAGGCCATGAGTCTTCAGGAGACACCTCCACAG GTTACTTTTGAGCTGGAGTCCCTCCCTGATCTGGTCTTGGAGTTTCCTGGTGTGGCTGCTTTGGAACAGCTGGCCCAGCATGTAGCTGCAGCTATCAAAAAAGCCTTCCCTCACTCGACGCTTGG GAAGCTTTTCCGGAAGCCCACCCCTCCTTCAATGCTGGCTCGGCTTGAGAGAAGCAATTCCTCCGAGTCCCTTGCACCCAGCAGCCCCTGTG gcgGCTTCTTGAAGTCGTATGAGGCTCTGTGTGACTACAATGGCTTCCCTTTCCGAGAGGAGATTCAGTGG GATATAGACACCATCTACCATCGTCAGAGCTGCCGCCATTTCTGCCTGGGAGATTTCAGCCACCTTGGTAGCAG GGATCTGGCTTTGAGTGTAGCTGCTCTGTCCTACAATCGATGGTTCCGGCGCCTTTCCTGTGTGGACATGAAGCTG AGCCTCGAGGTCTCAGAACAGATTCTGCACATGATGAGCCAGTCGTCCCACCTGGAGGAGTTGGTGCTGGAAACCTGTGGACTGAGAGG AGATTTTGTCCGGAGACTGGCCCAAATATTGACAAGACATCCAAACTCTGGGTTGCGGGAGCTCAGCCTAGCTGGAAACCTGCTGGATGACAGAG GCATGGCTGCACTTAGCAGACACCTAGAGCGTCGTCCAGGAGCTTTGAGGAAACTCAACCTAGCACAGACAGGGTTGACTGCACGAG GAATGAGGgctctgggccaggcactggccACCAATGCCGCCTTTGATGCTACCTTGACCCACCTGGACATTTCCGGGAATCCTGGGGCACTGGGGACCTCTGAGGACAGTGGG ggccTCTACAGTTTCCTGAGCCATCCTAATGTTCTGACGTTCCTGAATCTTGCAGCCACTGACACCGCTCTGGATGCT CTCTTTGCAGCACTGTCCTGCGGCTGCTGTGCCAGCCTCACCCACCTGGATGCGTCAAGGAATGTCTTCTCCCGCAT GAAGTCCCGGGCCCAGCCCGCCGCCATGAAGCTTTTCCTCAGCCAGGCAAGGATGCTTCGACACCTGAGCCTGGCAGGCTGCAAGTTGCCTCCTGATGCACTCAG CACTTGTGAG CTGCGCTCAGCCGGCGCCCAGGTGATACAAGACTTAGTATGTGACGCAGGTGCTGTGAGCTCCTTGGATCTGGCAGATAATG GTTTTGGTTCGGACATGGTGACTCTCGTACTGGCCATTGGAAGGAGCCGGTCCTTGAAACATGTGGCACTTGGAAGGAACTTCAACGTCCGGTGCAA GGAGACATTAGATGACGTCCTGCACCGGATCGTCCAGCTTATGCAGGATGACGACTGT CCTCTGCAATCGCTATCTGTGGCTGAGTCACGGCTGAAGCTGGGCGCCAGCGTCCTGCTCCAGGCCCTGGGAACCAATCCAAACTTGACAGCGCTGGATATCAGTGGCAATGCGATCGGGGATGTCGGAGCCAAGATGCTAGCCAAAGCGCTGCGAGTCAACACTAGGCTCCG GTCTGTGATCTGGGACCGGAACCACACATCTGCTCTGGGCCTGCTGGATGTGGCTCAGGCCCTGGAGCAGAACCGCAGCCTGAAGTCCATGCCTCTGCCACTGACGGACGTGACCCAGGCACAGCGCAGCCGCCCGGAACTGACAGCACGTGCAGTCAATCAA ATCCAAGCCTGCCTCTTGAGGAACAACCGCACAGACCCCGTGTCCTCAGACTGTACATCCCACCTTGAACCTTCAGGTCTGGTCTCCGACCGATTAGAGCAG GAAGTGAACGAGTTGTGTCAGTCGCTGCAGGAGCACGTGGAGCTGCTGGGGTGCGGGGCAGGGCCCCAGGGCGAAGCTGCTGTGCACCAGGCCGAGGACGCCATTCAGAACGCCAACTTCTCTCTCAGC ATTCTTCCTATTTTATATGAGGCTGGGAGTTCCCCGAGCCATCACTGGCAGCTTCAGCAGAAGCTGGAGGGCCTCCTGGAACAGGTGGGTGAGTTCTGCTGCCAGGACATCCAG GACTTTACGCAGGCGACACTGGACACAACCAAACGCCTCTGCTCATGGTTGCTGCAGGACCCTGGCTGGAGAGAGCAGCTAGAAAAGATCCTGGTGGTCTCAAGTGGCCTCCCAGAGCTGCTTCCAGAGCAGCTGCTACAAGATGCCTTCACCAGGCTCAG GGCTATGAGGCTGTCCATCACAGGAACGCTGGCAGAGAGCGTCGTGGCTCAGGCGCTGGTGGGTCTGAGTGCAGCCCGAGATGAGCTG GTGGAGAGTCTGGCTCAGCAAGCACCACTAACAATGCCCCCTACCAGACCGGCAGGGAGTGGAGGAGAACCCAGTCCCTTTGGGCCtggggaaatggaaggtctttttgtcctggagaaggaagaagaggaagaaaggaag GAGGACAGTCCCTCGGGGAAATGGCCTGAGGCCGGCCACTGCCTTCGCCTAGCCCCCTTCCCTCACA GTGCTGCCGAGGAAGCGGAGCGGGGCCCCGAGCTGGCGGCTCCCGGGGAAGATGCGGAGCCGCAGGCGGGGCCGTCCGCGCGCGGCTCCCCGAGCCCCGCCGCCCCCGGACCCCCCGCCGGCCCGCTGCCCCGCATGGACCTGCCACCCTCCGGGCAGCCCCTGCGCCACCCGACCCGCGCCCGGCCACGGCCACGCCGCCAGCACCACCACCGCCCGCCGCCGGGGGGCCCCCAG gtgcccccagccctgcctcaagAAGGGAATGGGCTCAGCGCCCGCGTGGATGAAGGTGTGGAGGAATTCTTCTCCAAGAGGCTGATCCAGCAGGATCACCT CTGGGCCCCTGAGGAAGACCCAGCCACTGAAGGGGGTGCCACTCCTGTTCCCCGGACACTTCGCAAGAAGTTGGGCACCCTTTTTGCCTTTAAGAAGCCTCGTTCAACGAGGGGCCCGCGGCCTGATCTAGAGACCAGCCCTGGGGCCGCTGCCCGTGCCAGAAAAACCACACTTGGGGACTTGCTGCGGCCACCACCCCGTCCTGGCCGTGGTGAGGAGTCTGGAGGAGCCGAGGGGGGCACCAGCAGCCCTGACCCCGCCCGCCGGAGCCGGCCTCGCTACACTCGGGAAAGCAAGGCCTACTCCATGATTCTACTGCCTGCCGAGGAGGAAGCAGCGTCCCTGGGTGCCAGGCCTGACAGG CGGCGGCCGCTTGAGCGAGGAGACACAGAACTGGCACCATCCTTTGAACAGCGGGTACAAGTGATGTTGCAGAGGATCGGCGTGAGCCGGGGCAGCGGGGGTACCGAGGGCAAGAGGAAGCAG AGCAAAGATGGGGAGATCAAGAAAGCTGGCTCAGATG GTGACATTATGGACAGTTCCACGGAGACCCCTCCCATCTCAATCAAGTCTCGCACTCACTCTGTGTCTGCTG ACTCTTCATGCAGACCTGGCCCAGGAAGCCATGGGCCGGAATCTACCACCTGGAAGACACTGGGGCAGCAGCTGAATGCAGAGCTTAGAGGCCGTGGTTGGGGCCAACAGGATGGTCCAGGCCCCCCTTCTCCTTGTCCTAGCCCAAGCCCCCGAAGAGGCAGCCCCTCTCCAGATATCCTTCGTCTCCCAGAGGACCCTTGCTTGGTCTCCAGGAATGAAG ATGGCCAGTTGAGGCCACGGCCTCTCTCAGCAGGGCGACGAGCAGTGTCTGTGCATGAGGACCAGCTCCAGGCCCCTGCTG AACGGCCCCTGCGGCTGCAGCGCTCCCCAGTCCTCAAGCGCAGGCCAAAACTTGAGGCACCCCCATCCCCAAGCCTAG GATCTGGCCTTGGAACCGAGCCTCTGCCCCCACAGCCCACAGAGCCCTCAAGCCCTGAACGGAGCCCACCCTCCCCAGCCACAGACCAAAGAGGCGGCGGCCCCAATCCCTGA
- the Carmil2 gene encoding capping protein, Arp2/3 and myosin-I linker protein 2 isoform X5 encodes MVPAPFLCGHEAGESLEVSEQILHMMSQSSHLEELVLETCGLRGDFVRRLAQILTRHPNSGLRELSLAGNLLDDRGMAALSRHLERRPGALRKLNLAQTGLTARGMRALGQALATNAAFDATLTHLDISGNPGALGTSEDSGGLYSFLSHPNVLTFLNLAATDTALDALFAALSCGCCASLTHLDASRNVFSRMKSRAQPAAMKLFLSQARMLRHLSLAGCKLPPDALRAVLDGLALNTHICNLHLDLSTCELRSAGAQVIQDLVCDAGAVSSLDLADNGFGSDMVTLVLAIGRSRSLKHVALGRNFNVRCKETLDDVLHRIVQLMQDDDCPLQSLSVAESRLKLGASVLLQALGTNPNLTALDISGNAIGDVGAKMLAKALRVNTRLRSVIWDRNHTSALGLLDVAQALEQNRSLKSMPLPLTDVTQAQRSRPELTARAVNQIQACLLRNNRTDPVSSDCTSHLEPSGLVSDRLEQEVNELCQSLQEHVELLGCGAGPQGEAAVHQAEDAIQNANFSLSILPILYEAGSSPSHHWQLQQKLEGLLEQVGEFCCQDIQDFTQATLDTTKRLCSWLLQDPGWREQLEKILVVSSGLPELLPEQLLQDAFTRLRAMRLSITGTLAESVVAQALVGLSAARDELVESLAQQAPLTMPPTRPAGSGGEPSPFGPGEMEGLFVLEKEEEEERKEDSPSGKWPEAGHCLRLAPFPHSAAEEAERGPELAAPGEDAEPQAGPSARGSPSPAAPGPPAGPLPRMDLPPSGQPLRHPTRARPRPRRQHHHRPPPGGPQVPPALPQEGNGLSARVDEGVEEFFSKRLIQQDHLWAPEEDPATEGGATPVPRTLRKKLGTLFAFKKPRSTRGPRPDLETSPGAAARARKTTLGDLLRPPPRPGRGEESGGAEGGTSSPDPARRSRPRYTRESKAYSMILLPAEEEAASLGARPDRRRPLERGDTELAPSFEQRVQVMLQRIGVSRGSGGTEGKRKQSKDGEIKKAGSDGDIMDSSTETPPISIKSRTHSVSADSSCRPGPGSHGPESTTWKTLGQQLNAELRGRGWGQQDGPGPPSPCPSPSPRRGSPSPDILRLPEDPCLVSRNEDGQLRPRPLSAGRRAVSVHEDQLQAPAERPLRLQRSPVLKRRPKLEAPPSPSLGSGLGTEPLPPQPTEPSSPERSPPSPATDQRGGGPNP; translated from the exons ATGGTTCCGGCGCCTTTCCTGTGTGGACATGAAGCTGGTGAG AGCCTCGAGGTCTCAGAACAGATTCTGCACATGATGAGCCAGTCGTCCCACCTGGAGGAGTTGGTGCTGGAAACCTGTGGACTGAGAGG AGATTTTGTCCGGAGACTGGCCCAAATATTGACAAGACATCCAAACTCTGGGTTGCGGGAGCTCAGCCTAGCTGGAAACCTGCTGGATGACAGAG GCATGGCTGCACTTAGCAGACACCTAGAGCGTCGTCCAGGAGCTTTGAGGAAACTCAACCTAGCACAGACAGGGTTGACTGCACGAG GAATGAGGgctctgggccaggcactggccACCAATGCCGCCTTTGATGCTACCTTGACCCACCTGGACATTTCCGGGAATCCTGGGGCACTGGGGACCTCTGAGGACAGTGGG ggccTCTACAGTTTCCTGAGCCATCCTAATGTTCTGACGTTCCTGAATCTTGCAGCCACTGACACCGCTCTGGATGCT CTCTTTGCAGCACTGTCCTGCGGCTGCTGTGCCAGCCTCACCCACCTGGATGCGTCAAGGAATGTCTTCTCCCGCAT GAAGTCCCGGGCCCAGCCCGCCGCCATGAAGCTTTTCCTCAGCCAGGCAAGGATGCTTCGACACCTGAGCCTGGCAGGCTGCAAGTTGCCTCCTGATGCACTCAG GGCTGTGCTAGATGGCCTTGCACTCAACACACATATCTGCAACCTACACTTGGACCTCAGCACTTGTGAG CTGCGCTCAGCCGGCGCCCAGGTGATACAAGACTTAGTATGTGACGCAGGTGCTGTGAGCTCCTTGGATCTGGCAGATAATG GTTTTGGTTCGGACATGGTGACTCTCGTACTGGCCATTGGAAGGAGCCGGTCCTTGAAACATGTGGCACTTGGAAGGAACTTCAACGTCCGGTGCAA GGAGACATTAGATGACGTCCTGCACCGGATCGTCCAGCTTATGCAGGATGACGACTGT CCTCTGCAATCGCTATCTGTGGCTGAGTCACGGCTGAAGCTGGGCGCCAGCGTCCTGCTCCAGGCCCTGGGAACCAATCCAAACTTGACAGCGCTGGATATCAGTGGCAATGCGATCGGGGATGTCGGAGCCAAGATGCTAGCCAAAGCGCTGCGAGTCAACACTAGGCTCCG GTCTGTGATCTGGGACCGGAACCACACATCTGCTCTGGGCCTGCTGGATGTGGCTCAGGCCCTGGAGCAGAACCGCAGCCTGAAGTCCATGCCTCTGCCACTGACGGACGTGACCCAGGCACAGCGCAGCCGCCCGGAACTGACAGCACGTGCAGTCAATCAA ATCCAAGCCTGCCTCTTGAGGAACAACCGCACAGACCCCGTGTCCTCAGACTGTACATCCCACCTTGAACCTTCAGGTCTGGTCTCCGACCGATTAGAGCAG GAAGTGAACGAGTTGTGTCAGTCGCTGCAGGAGCACGTGGAGCTGCTGGGGTGCGGGGCAGGGCCCCAGGGCGAAGCTGCTGTGCACCAGGCCGAGGACGCCATTCAGAACGCCAACTTCTCTCTCAGC ATTCTTCCTATTTTATATGAGGCTGGGAGTTCCCCGAGCCATCACTGGCAGCTTCAGCAGAAGCTGGAGGGCCTCCTGGAACAGGTGGGTGAGTTCTGCTGCCAGGACATCCAG GACTTTACGCAGGCGACACTGGACACAACCAAACGCCTCTGCTCATGGTTGCTGCAGGACCCTGGCTGGAGAGAGCAGCTAGAAAAGATCCTGGTGGTCTCAAGTGGCCTCCCAGAGCTGCTTCCAGAGCAGCTGCTACAAGATGCCTTCACCAGGCTCAG GGCTATGAGGCTGTCCATCACAGGAACGCTGGCAGAGAGCGTCGTGGCTCAGGCGCTGGTGGGTCTGAGTGCAGCCCGAGATGAGCTG GTGGAGAGTCTGGCTCAGCAAGCACCACTAACAATGCCCCCTACCAGACCGGCAGGGAGTGGAGGAGAACCCAGTCCCTTTGGGCCtggggaaatggaaggtctttttgtcctggagaaggaagaagaggaagaaaggaag GAGGACAGTCCCTCGGGGAAATGGCCTGAGGCCGGCCACTGCCTTCGCCTAGCCCCCTTCCCTCACA GTGCTGCCGAGGAAGCGGAGCGGGGCCCCGAGCTGGCGGCTCCCGGGGAAGATGCGGAGCCGCAGGCGGGGCCGTCCGCGCGCGGCTCCCCGAGCCCCGCCGCCCCCGGACCCCCCGCCGGCCCGCTGCCCCGCATGGACCTGCCACCCTCCGGGCAGCCCCTGCGCCACCCGACCCGCGCCCGGCCACGGCCACGCCGCCAGCACCACCACCGCCCGCCGCCGGGGGGCCCCCAG gtgcccccagccctgcctcaagAAGGGAATGGGCTCAGCGCCCGCGTGGATGAAGGTGTGGAGGAATTCTTCTCCAAGAGGCTGATCCAGCAGGATCACCT CTGGGCCCCTGAGGAAGACCCAGCCACTGAAGGGGGTGCCACTCCTGTTCCCCGGACACTTCGCAAGAAGTTGGGCACCCTTTTTGCCTTTAAGAAGCCTCGTTCAACGAGGGGCCCGCGGCCTGATCTAGAGACCAGCCCTGGGGCCGCTGCCCGTGCCAGAAAAACCACACTTGGGGACTTGCTGCGGCCACCACCCCGTCCTGGCCGTGGTGAGGAGTCTGGAGGAGCCGAGGGGGGCACCAGCAGCCCTGACCCCGCCCGCCGGAGCCGGCCTCGCTACACTCGGGAAAGCAAGGCCTACTCCATGATTCTACTGCCTGCCGAGGAGGAAGCAGCGTCCCTGGGTGCCAGGCCTGACAGG CGGCGGCCGCTTGAGCGAGGAGACACAGAACTGGCACCATCCTTTGAACAGCGGGTACAAGTGATGTTGCAGAGGATCGGCGTGAGCCGGGGCAGCGGGGGTACCGAGGGCAAGAGGAAGCAG AGCAAAGATGGGGAGATCAAGAAAGCTGGCTCAGATG GTGACATTATGGACAGTTCCACGGAGACCCCTCCCATCTCAATCAAGTCTCGCACTCACTCTGTGTCTGCTG ACTCTTCATGCAGACCTGGCCCAGGAAGCCATGGGCCGGAATCTACCACCTGGAAGACACTGGGGCAGCAGCTGAATGCAGAGCTTAGAGGCCGTGGTTGGGGCCAACAGGATGGTCCAGGCCCCCCTTCTCCTTGTCCTAGCCCAAGCCCCCGAAGAGGCAGCCCCTCTCCAGATATCCTTCGTCTCCCAGAGGACCCTTGCTTGGTCTCCAGGAATGAAG ATGGCCAGTTGAGGCCACGGCCTCTCTCAGCAGGGCGACGAGCAGTGTCTGTGCATGAGGACCAGCTCCAGGCCCCTGCTG AACGGCCCCTGCGGCTGCAGCGCTCCCCAGTCCTCAAGCGCAGGCCAAAACTTGAGGCACCCCCATCCCCAAGCCTAG GATCTGGCCTTGGAACCGAGCCTCTGCCCCCACAGCCCACAGAGCCCTCAAGCCCTGAACGGAGCCCACCCTCCCCAGCCACAGACCAAAGAGGCGGCGGCCCCAATCCCTGA